Proteins co-encoded in one Dyella japonica A8 genomic window:
- the glnD gene encoding [protein-PII] uridylyltransferase — MTVAPIVLPPLPRLPVAVPRSGVSSEARRALRQLLGDVDRALDTAFRDGADATALAQRRSESVQRIVVHVWTACLGDVNDAALFAVGGFGRGLLFPHSDVDLLALVGPSEPARLRALEQCFATLWDIGLKVGHAVRDLPQCRVLAKQDATVFTSLLDARRLVGDPAMEQGLKAIVDDPSIWPPAEYLAVRRAERDARHARYNDTAYNLEPNLKDGPGGLRTLDALRWLGRRLAHADDFDEMVAEGLLDPAEKDSLEQSEATLRRYRFALHLEAGRAEERLLFDYQRALAARLGFEDEHEKNLGVEQFMQGYYRAASQVERLGVQIAERFEEMLEPPSDPRAVGEDFVRYGKRLAVRDPDLFMRQPAALVEAFIARLGEPGITGFTAETMRRMHQASAVLDRTLGDDPEVLAAFLRLLRLGAPAVEALWRMNRHGLLAAILPAFGKVFGRMQYDLFHVYTVDEHTLRVLRNVARFADADAASDFPIACKIWPTLPKPELLLLAALFHDIAKGRGGDHSVLGEEDALAFGRRLGLPEEDTQLVAWLVRWHLLMSTTAQRQDITDPDVVNRFAETVGAPERLDYLYLLTIADIIGTSPKLWNGWKDRLLADLYTSTRYVLRSDDELPSDADARVRSCRDQAQALLEQEGFDADACQRLWRGFPESSFLRHRPEQIAWQTAAILRAKGETPLVEVHPKSVRGTTELFVYVPDRDGLFAAVTAMLDRLHFSVMEARILSSPTGMALDTFLLLESDTQQPATPERAEELKQRLHRALSQPGHVHQPSRRSMSRHLKHFQAAPKIAFSTVHGRTRLALVCSDRPGLLAAVAQGMMDAGVRVHDARIATFGERVEDFFLMTDRHDAPLSVELQDRLLHTLLERLGPAKEKRA; from the coding sequence ATGACCGTCGCCCCGATCGTGTTGCCTCCCTTGCCCCGCCTTCCCGTGGCGGTGCCGCGCTCGGGCGTGTCGTCGGAGGCGCGTCGCGCGCTGCGGCAGTTGCTGGGGGACGTGGATCGCGCGCTGGATACGGCGTTCCGCGATGGGGCGGATGCCACGGCGCTGGCGCAGCGGCGCAGCGAATCGGTGCAGCGCATCGTCGTGCATGTATGGACGGCCTGCCTGGGTGACGTGAATGACGCGGCGTTGTTTGCCGTCGGCGGGTTCGGTCGGGGCTTGTTGTTCCCGCATTCGGACGTCGATCTGCTCGCGCTCGTCGGCCCGTCGGAGCCGGCACGCCTGCGTGCGCTGGAGCAATGCTTCGCCACGTTGTGGGATATCGGTTTGAAAGTCGGGCACGCGGTGCGCGATCTCCCGCAGTGCCGTGTGCTGGCCAAGCAGGATGCCACCGTGTTCACCAGCCTGCTCGACGCGCGGCGGCTCGTGGGTGACCCGGCGATGGAGCAGGGGTTGAAGGCCATCGTCGACGACCCGTCGATATGGCCGCCGGCGGAGTATCTTGCGGTGCGGCGGGCCGAGCGCGACGCGCGCCACGCGCGCTACAACGATACGGCGTACAACCTCGAGCCCAATCTCAAGGATGGCCCCGGCGGCCTGCGCACGCTCGATGCGCTGCGCTGGCTGGGGCGGCGCCTGGCACATGCGGATGACTTCGATGAGATGGTTGCCGAAGGTCTGCTCGATCCGGCGGAGAAGGACTCGCTCGAACAATCCGAAGCCACGCTGCGGCGTTACCGGTTCGCATTGCACCTGGAAGCAGGACGTGCGGAGGAGCGCCTGCTGTTCGACTACCAGCGCGCGCTTGCGGCACGACTGGGCTTTGAGGACGAGCACGAGAAGAACCTCGGCGTCGAGCAGTTCATGCAGGGCTATTACCGCGCCGCAAGTCAGGTGGAGCGCCTGGGCGTGCAGATCGCCGAGCGTTTCGAGGAAATGCTGGAGCCGCCTTCCGATCCGCGTGCCGTGGGTGAGGACTTCGTCCGCTACGGCAAGCGGCTGGCGGTGCGCGATCCTGACCTCTTCATGCGCCAACCTGCGGCGCTGGTCGAGGCGTTCATCGCGCGGCTGGGTGAACCCGGCATCACCGGATTCACGGCGGAAACCATGCGTCGCATGCACCAGGCATCGGCGGTGCTGGATCGCACGCTGGGTGACGATCCGGAAGTGCTCGCTGCTTTCTTGCGCCTGCTGCGGCTGGGCGCGCCGGCCGTGGAGGCGTTGTGGCGCATGAATCGCCATGGCCTGCTGGCCGCCATCCTGCCTGCCTTCGGCAAGGTGTTCGGACGCATGCAGTACGATCTTTTCCACGTGTACACGGTGGACGAACACACGCTGCGCGTGCTGCGCAACGTCGCACGCTTCGCCGATGCGGATGCCGCGAGCGATTTTCCCATCGCCTGCAAAATCTGGCCGACCCTGCCCAAGCCGGAGCTGTTGTTGCTGGCCGCGTTGTTCCATGACATCGCCAAAGGCCGCGGCGGAGATCACTCCGTGCTGGGCGAGGAGGATGCGCTCGCTTTCGGTCGCCGCCTCGGCTTGCCGGAGGAAGACACCCAACTGGTCGCGTGGCTGGTGCGCTGGCACCTGCTGATGAGCACGACGGCGCAGCGGCAGGACATCACCGATCCCGATGTGGTGAATCGCTTCGCCGAGACGGTGGGGGCTCCGGAACGGCTGGATTACCTGTACCTGCTCACCATCGCTGACATCATTGGCACCAGTCCCAAGCTGTGGAACGGCTGGAAAGATCGCCTGCTCGCGGACCTCTATACGTCCACGCGGTACGTGCTGCGCAGCGACGACGAACTGCCCTCCGACGCCGATGCGCGCGTGCGCAGCTGCCGCGACCAGGCCCAGGCACTGCTGGAGCAGGAAGGATTCGACGCCGACGCGTGCCAGCGCCTGTGGCGCGGCTTTCCGGAGTCGAGTTTCCTGCGCCATCGCCCGGAGCAGATCGCCTGGCAAACCGCGGCGATCCTGCGGGCCAAGGGCGAGACGCCGCTGGTCGAGGTGCATCCGAAATCGGTACGCGGCACCACCGAACTATTCGTCTATGTGCCGGATCGCGACGGCTTGTTTGCCGCCGTCACGGCGATGCTCGACCGCCTGCATTTCTCGGTGATGGAGGCTCGCATCCTCAGTTCGCCCACGGGCATGGCGCTGGATACGTTCCTGCTGCTGGAATCGGACACACAGCAGCCCGCCACGCCCGAGCGCGCCGAAGAGCTGAAACAGCGTCTGCATCGCGCCCTGTCGCAGCCGGGGCACGTGCACCAGCCGTCGCGCCGGAGCATGTCGCGCCACCTCAAGCACTTCCAGGCGGCGCCCAAGATTGCCTTCAGCACCGTGCACGGCCGTACGCGGCTTGCGCTGGTGTGCAGCGACCGCCCCGGCCTGCTCGCGGCGGTGGCGCAAGGCATGATGGATGCGGGCGTGCGCGTGCACGATGCGCGCATCGCCACCTTTGGCGAGCGCGTGGAGGATTTCTTCCTTATGACCGACCGGCACGACGCACCGCTCAGCGTGGAGCTGCAGGACCGCCTGCTGCATACGCTGCTCGAGCGGCTGGGGCCGGCGAAAGAAAAACGCGCCTGA
- the map gene encoding type I methionyl aminopeptidase, whose protein sequence is MAVTLKTPEDIQAMREAGKLAAEVLAMLKEHVKPGVTTEDLDRLAYEHIVNVQKAIPANVGYNGFPKTLCTSVNHVICHGIPTPGKVLKDGDIINLDVTVIKDGWHGDTSRMYFVGTPSVLAKRLVDTTYEAMMHGIQAVRPGATLGDIGAAIQKHAEAAGFSVVREYCGHGIGKVYHDEPQVLHYGRAGTGLELKKGMTFTVEPMVNAGKPQTKQLPDGWTVVTKDHSLSAQWEHTIAVTDDGFEILTPWPDAA, encoded by the coding sequence ATGGCAGTCACCCTTAAAACACCCGAAGACATCCAGGCCATGCGTGAGGCCGGCAAGCTGGCAGCCGAAGTGCTGGCCATGCTCAAGGAGCACGTGAAGCCCGGCGTGACCACCGAGGACCTTGATCGCCTCGCCTACGAGCACATCGTGAATGTGCAGAAGGCGATTCCGGCGAACGTGGGTTACAACGGCTTTCCCAAGACGCTGTGCACTTCGGTCAACCACGTGATCTGCCACGGCATTCCCACGCCCGGCAAGGTGCTGAAGGACGGCGACATCATCAATCTCGACGTCACCGTCATCAAGGACGGCTGGCACGGCGATACCAGCCGCATGTACTTCGTCGGCACCCCGTCGGTGCTGGCCAAGCGCCTGGTGGACACCACCTATGAGGCGATGATGCACGGCATCCAGGCGGTGCGTCCGGGCGCGACGCTGGGCGATATCGGCGCGGCGATCCAGAAGCACGCTGAGGCTGCGGGCTTCTCCGTGGTGCGCGAGTACTGTGGCCATGGCATCGGCAAGGTCTATCACGACGAGCCGCAGGTGCTGCATTACGGGCGTGCGGGGACGGGCCTGGAGCTGAAGAAGGGCATGACCTTCACGGTGGAGCCGATGGTCAATGCCGGCAAGCCGCAGACCAAGCAGTTACCGGATGGCTGGACGGTGGTGACCAAGGATCATTCGCTGTCGGCGCAGTGGGAGCACACCATTGCGGTGACGGATGATGGGTTTGAGATTTTGACGCCTTGGCCGGATGCGGCATGA
- the rpsB gene encoding 30S ribosomal protein S2, protein MAQVTMRQMLEAGVHFGHQTRYWNPKMAPYIFGARGKIHIINLEKTLPLFTDAMNFLSAIAQKRGTVLFVGTKRSAREPLAEEAARAGMPFVTARWLGGMLTNFRTVKQSVARLKELEAAETDGSFDRLVKHEVLARRREREKLENSLGGIKDMNRLPDALFIIDIGHEDIAVQEAKKLGIPVIAVVDTNYNPELVDYAIPGNDDAIRAIQLYARAAADAILEGKAAAPAAAQGDANEFVELDEEGNPVAKEERKAAPRRDDRNNRGPAKKGAGAPRRDGGRGGRGGRNDESSDGE, encoded by the coding sequence ATGGCACAAGTCACCATGCGCCAAATGCTTGAAGCTGGCGTGCATTTCGGTCACCAGACCCGTTACTGGAACCCGAAGATGGCCCCGTACATCTTTGGCGCCCGCGGCAAGATCCACATCATCAACCTCGAGAAGACGCTGCCGCTCTTCACCGACGCGATGAACTTCCTCTCGGCGATCGCGCAGAAGCGCGGCACCGTGCTGTTCGTCGGCACCAAGCGTTCGGCCCGTGAGCCGTTGGCTGAAGAAGCCGCGCGCGCCGGCATGCCGTTCGTCACCGCCCGCTGGCTCGGCGGCATGCTGACCAACTTCCGCACCGTGAAGCAGTCGGTGGCCCGCCTGAAGGAACTGGAAGCCGCCGAGACCGACGGCTCGTTCGACCGCCTGGTCAAGCACGAAGTGCTGGCCCGTCGCCGCGAGCGCGAGAAGCTCGAGAACTCGCTGGGCGGCATCAAGGACATGAACCGTCTGCCGGATGCCCTCTTCATCATCGACATCGGTCATGAAGACATCGCCGTGCAGGAAGCCAAGAAGCTCGGCATCCCGGTGATCGCCGTGGTCGACACCAACTACAACCCGGAACTGGTGGACTACGCCATCCCGGGCAACGACGACGCCATCCGCGCCATCCAGCTGTACGCCCGCGCTGCCGCTGACGCCATCCTGGAAGGCAAGGCTGCCGCGCCGGCCGCCGCCCAGGGCGACGCCAACGAGTTCGTCGAGCTCGACGAAGAAGGCAACCCGGTTGCCAAGGAAGAGCGCAAGGCTGCCCCGCGCCGTGACGACCGCAACAACCGCGGTCCGGCCAAGAAGGGCGCTGGCGCGCCGCGTCGTGACGGTGGTCGCGGTGGCCGCGGCGGCCGCAACGACGAGTCGTCGGACGGCGAGTAA
- the tsf gene encoding translation elongation factor Ts — MTAITAKLVSELRERSGAGMMDCKKALVENNGDIEAAVEYLRKTGLAKADKKADRVAAEGRIATAQANGKAVLVEVNSETDFVAKAPNFIQFTNEIAEAVLASGATDIDAAKAAAFPGADNVESAAKAQTATIGEKIEVRRVAHVANDGPLATYSHGGKIGVIVALKGGSEELAKGIAMHVAAMNPPHIKPEHVPAEFVAKEKEIALSQMTEKDKAKPADILEKIISGKINKIVSEVTLVGQPYVLDTNTTVGDVLKKEGADVVAVVRLAVGEGIEKVQEDYLAEVAKAMQG; from the coding sequence ATGACCGCCATTACCGCAAAACTGGTTAGCGAACTGCGCGAGCGCTCCGGCGCCGGCATGATGGATTGCAAGAAGGCGCTGGTCGAAAACAACGGCGACATCGAAGCCGCTGTGGAATACCTGCGCAAGACCGGCCTGGCCAAGGCCGACAAGAAGGCTGACCGTGTGGCCGCCGAAGGCCGCATCGCCACCGCCCAGGCCAACGGCAAGGCCGTGCTGGTCGAAGTGAACAGCGAGACCGACTTCGTCGCCAAGGCGCCGAACTTCATCCAGTTCACCAACGAAATCGCTGAGGCTGTGCTGGCTTCGGGCGCCACCGACATCGACGCCGCCAAGGCTGCCGCCTTCCCGGGCGCCGACAACGTCGAGTCCGCCGCCAAGGCCCAGACCGCCACCATCGGCGAGAAGATCGAAGTGCGTCGCGTGGCCCACGTGGCGAACGATGGCCCGCTGGCCACCTACTCGCACGGCGGCAAGATCGGCGTGATCGTGGCGCTCAAGGGCGGCTCGGAAGAGCTGGCCAAGGGCATCGCCATGCACGTGGCCGCCATGAACCCGCCGCACATCAAGCCGGAGCACGTCCCGGCCGAGTTCGTCGCGAAGGAAAAGGAAATCGCGCTGAGCCAGATGACCGAGAAGGACAAGGCCAAGCCGGCCGACATCCTTGAGAAGATCATCTCCGGCAAGATCAACAAGATCGTCTCGGAAGTGACCCTCGTCGGCCAGCCGTACGTGCTGGACACCAACACCACCGTGGGCGACGTCCTGAAGAAGGAAGGCGCTGACGTCGTGGCCGTGGTTCGCCTGGCCGTGGGCGAAGGCATCGAGAAGGTGCAGGAAGACTATCTGGCCGAAGTGGCCAAGGCGATGCAGGGCTAA
- the pyrH gene encoding UMP kinase, with the protein MSEPLKYRRILLKLSGEALMGEADYGIDPKVIGRLADEIIEVQKAGIQIGVVIGGGNIFRGAGLAAAGMDRVTGDHMGMLATVMNALAMQDAIERRGGYARVMSAIQIHDVAEDFIRRRAIRHIEKGRIALFAAGTGNPFFTTDSAAALRAVEVGADLLLKATKVDGVYTADPARHADATRYDTLTYDQVIERKLAVMDTAAIALCRDHGMPLRIYDMTVAGNLMRIMRGEHIGTIVSDQ; encoded by the coding sequence ATGAGCGAACCTCTTAAGTACCGCCGTATCCTGCTCAAACTCTCCGGTGAAGCCCTGATGGGCGAGGCCGATTACGGCATCGACCCCAAGGTCATCGGCCGACTGGCCGATGAAATCATCGAAGTACAGAAGGCCGGCATCCAGATCGGCGTCGTCATCGGCGGCGGCAACATCTTCCGCGGTGCAGGCCTCGCGGCTGCCGGCATGGACCGTGTCACCGGCGACCACATGGGCATGCTGGCCACCGTCATGAACGCACTGGCCATGCAGGATGCCATCGAGCGCCGCGGCGGCTACGCCCGCGTGATGAGCGCCATCCAGATCCACGATGTGGCCGAAGACTTCATCCGCCGCCGTGCGATTCGCCACATCGAGAAGGGACGCATCGCGCTGTTCGCCGCCGGCACCGGCAACCCGTTCTTCACCACGGACTCGGCCGCCGCGCTGCGCGCCGTGGAAGTGGGTGCGGACCTGTTGCTGAAGGCCACCAAGGTCGACGGCGTGTACACCGCCGACCCTGCCCGCCATGCCGACGCCACGCGCTACGACACGCTCACCTATGACCAGGTGATCGAGCGCAAGCTCGCCGTGATGGACACGGCAGCCATCGCCCTGTGCCGCGACCACGGCATGCCGCTGCGCATCTACGACATGACCGTCGCCGGCAACCTCATGCGCATCATGCGCGGCGAGCACATCGGCACTATCGTCAGCGACCAGTAA